A genomic window from Gemmatimonadota bacterium includes:
- a CDS encoding AAA family ATPase has product MPRIRLLGEVGLWSADEPIVLRSSKQLALLALLAEAHPRPLTRRYVLDTLWPGVDQDRSRRSLNQAVYGIRRRVGAELLRVRLDLLALEGAEWTCDLWEVDELVAHGARTRTPLRRFAESGRLPETPGFIDWVDRSRARVDAHMVSAYCAELSKLMDRGRFEDIEPLARATLDIDPYAETALYHLAMAVAGSGRITAALGELRAARDIFRKDLGRELPTAFSTLEERLESAEAFEAMRRPEGEGSYPAPFAFVGREEEFSVLRAAWDRIEETGRRIILVSGEPGIGKTRLVDRLARLVSIQGGRVLQAECFAAHKRVPFVALSQALRGIRPEEIAQLDLIWRRVLFSAFALEAAGTDLAPPPRLDPEAEQLRLFESVVYAVQAAAAHRPVLFLIDDLQWLDQSSVAILQHLLRRCEEEPVLFVFAARERELRVDDELRAFVANNRSIHFTDVELDVLDEAASEELVRTTRRVTQEASAEEVASIAEALGGHPFLITETARNYPSEDGGGITSKGRRRPKVTQTLDDFFHQIFLPLTRPAKEIAVTIAVWGDSAPAEDLATHLAISPAQLSASIRELEEAGVLANLGT; this is encoded by the coding sequence ATGCCACGCATACGACTGCTGGGTGAAGTGGGCCTGTGGTCCGCCGACGAGCCGATCGTTCTCCGCTCGAGCAAGCAGCTCGCGCTCCTGGCACTGCTTGCCGAAGCCCACCCTCGTCCCCTCACGCGCAGGTACGTTCTGGACACGCTGTGGCCCGGCGTCGACCAGGACCGAAGCCGCCGGTCGCTCAACCAGGCCGTGTACGGGATCCGTCGGCGAGTCGGGGCCGAGCTCCTCAGGGTCCGACTGGACCTGCTCGCCCTGGAGGGCGCGGAATGGACCTGTGATCTCTGGGAGGTCGACGAGCTCGTCGCGCACGGAGCGCGCACGCGGACGCCGCTGCGACGGTTCGCGGAGAGCGGGCGTCTGCCGGAAACGCCCGGGTTCATCGACTGGGTCGACCGTAGCCGCGCCCGCGTAGACGCCCACATGGTGTCCGCGTACTGCGCGGAGCTGTCCAAGCTGATGGACAGGGGGCGCTTCGAGGATATCGAGCCGCTAGCCCGTGCAACCCTGGACATCGATCCCTACGCGGAGACCGCCCTCTACCACCTGGCAATGGCGGTCGCGGGATCCGGCCGCATCACGGCTGCGCTGGGGGAGCTGCGAGCAGCTCGCGACATCTTCCGCAAGGATCTGGGCCGTGAACTCCCTACGGCCTTCTCGACGCTGGAGGAGCGGCTCGAGTCGGCGGAGGCATTCGAGGCGATGCGGCGGCCCGAAGGAGAGGGCTCGTACCCCGCTCCGTTCGCCTTCGTGGGGAGAGAAGAAGAGTTTAGCGTCCTCCGCGCCGCCTGGGACCGCATAGAGGAGACCGGTCGCCGGATCATCCTCGTCAGCGGCGAGCCCGGCATCGGCAAGACCCGCTTGGTGGATCGCCTGGCTCGCCTGGTGTCCATTCAGGGTGGCCGAGTCCTCCAAGCTGAGTGCTTCGCCGCTCACAAACGCGTGCCGTTCGTGGCCCTTTCCCAGGCGCTGCGCGGGATCCGGCCGGAAGAGATAGCACAGCTAGACCTGATCTGGCGGCGAGTTCTCTTCTCGGCGTTCGCGCTCGAGGCGGCCGGAACGGACCTGGCTCCGCCGCCCCGCCTGGACCCCGAGGCCGAGCAGCTTCGCCTATTCGAATCGGTGGTCTATGCCGTCCAGGCCGCGGCTGCCCACCGGCCCGTCCTGTTCCTGATCGACGACCTTCAGTGGCTGGACCAGTCCAGCGTGGCCATCCTGCAGCATCTCCTTCGCCGCTGCGAGGAGGAGCCAGTCCTGTTCGTGTTCGCCGCGCGCGAGCGCGAGTTACGCGTGGACGACGAGCTGCGCGCGTTCGTGGCCAACAACCGGAGCATCCATTTCACGGACGTCGAACTGGACGTGCTGGACGAGGCAGCGAGCGAGGAGCTTGTGCGGACCACCCGGAGGGTCACGCAAGAGGCCAGTGCGGAGGAGGTTGCGTCGATCGCTGAGGCCTTGGGCGGTCATCCCTTCTTGATAACAGAAACAGCACGGAACTATCCCAGTGAAGACGGCGGTGGAATAACCTCAAAAGGACGCCGCCGGCCCAAGGTTACACAGACTCTCGACGACTTTTTTCACCAAATCTTTCTTCCGCTCACGAGACCAGCCAAAGAAATCGCGGTCACAATCGCCGTCTGGGGAGACAGTGCTCCGGCCGAAGACCTTGCGACACACCTTGCCATATCCCCTGCTCAACTCTCGGCAAGCATACGGGAACTCGAGGAGGCCGGAGTTCTGGCGAATCTAGGTACC
- a CDS encoding thymidine kinase, with amino-acid sequence MYHGRQDGWVEVVTGVMFSGKSEEVLRRVRRALIAGKEVQVFKSCLDDRYAGIESVSSHDGRTVQAEPLLDATDLMAKVRPDTAVVAVDEVQFLEKAVVEVANALADAGVRVIIAGTDMDFRGQPFGPIPHLLAIAEKIDKLHAICVKCGDLATRNQRLVDGRPAPAEGPTVLVGGFESYEARCRRCHEVPSAWRDQTEMLAGAG; translated from the coding sequence ATGTACCACGGGCGGCAGGACGGCTGGGTCGAGGTCGTCACCGGTGTGATGTTCAGCGGCAAGTCGGAAGAGGTGCTCCGGCGTGTGCGTCGTGCCTTGATCGCCGGCAAGGAGGTCCAGGTCTTCAAGTCCTGCCTGGACGACCGCTACGCGGGCATCGAGTCGGTCAGCTCGCACGACGGCCGCACCGTCCAAGCCGAACCCCTCCTGGACGCCACCGACCTCATGGCCAAGGTCCGTCCGGACACCGCGGTGGTGGCGGTGGACGAGGTCCAGTTCCTGGAAAAGGCCGTGGTGGAGGTCGCCAACGCCCTGGCCGATGCGGGCGTGCGCGTGATCATCGCCGGCACCGACATGGACTTTCGGGGGCAGCCGTTCGGACCCATCCCGCACCTGCTCGCCATAGCCGAGAAGATTGACAAGCTGCACGCGATCTGCGTGAAGTGCGGCGATCTGGCGACGCGCAATCAGCGACTGGTCGACGGCAGGCCGGCACCCGCGGAGGGCCCGACGGTCCTGGTCGGCGGGTTTGAGTCCTACGAGGCCCGCTGCCGCCGCTGCCACGAAGTACCGTCCGCGTGGCGGGATCAGACCGAGATGCTGGCGGGAGCTGGTTAG